Proteins from a single region of Acidovorax sp. NCPPB 3576:
- a CDS encoding GspH/FimT family pseudopilin — protein sequence MSKKSKPQFGFTLIELVITLAIAAILLLVAVPGFQSFQRNSQLSSLANSLLVAINTAKAEAMKQNASAYVIPASGADWGSGWIVFVDKDRNQSYSESGDVTVIKQEAPASYFTISGNGTSSGADPYLTFDSSGFSRKKDGSSSENLTLSIKRNDVSAATQNEEMRRIIISKTGRARSCKPSTDSNCTATASN from the coding sequence ATGAGTAAAAAATCAAAGCCACAGTTTGGCTTTACGCTGATTGAACTGGTGATAACGCTGGCCATCGCTGCGATATTGCTTTTGGTGGCTGTACCAGGCTTCCAGTCCTTTCAACGTAATTCCCAACTATCTTCGCTGGCCAATTCTTTGCTGGTAGCCATAAATACCGCAAAGGCAGAGGCCATGAAGCAAAATGCCAGTGCATATGTCATTCCTGCCAGCGGTGCCGATTGGGGAAGTGGATGGATCGTATTCGTTGACAAAGATCGCAACCAGAGCTATAGCGAAAGCGGGGATGTGACTGTGATAAAGCAAGAAGCCCCGGCAAGCTACTTCACCATCTCGGGAAACGGCACTTCCAGCGGCGCCGACCCTTATTTGACGTTTGATAGTTCTGGATTTTCTAGAAAAAAAGATGGGAGTTCCTCAGAAAATCTCACTCTCTCCATCAAAAGAAATGACGTATCCGCCGCCACACAAAATGAAGAGATGCGAAGAATCATTATTTCGAAGACAGGGAGAGCACGATCTTGCAAGCCATCCACTGACTCAAACTGTACGGCCACCGCTTCAAATTAA
- a CDS encoding type IV pilin protein gives MKAQANRGFTLIELMIVVAVIGILAAVAYPAYNDSILKGRRAQGRAALAELLQQQERYMTQNNCYLAFSNSGGTATALAPSPSTACGGVTASTVPFKTFSGDGGLPAAAYLLSASTCPATGSGTLPISQCVRVIATPVKSDPVVGNLELMSNGMKKCSGNTSNPRLCWP, from the coding sequence ATGAAAGCTCAAGCAAACCGGGGTTTCACTCTGATAGAACTCATGATTGTGGTGGCGGTGATAGGCATTCTGGCAGCAGTTGCTTATCCTGCTTACAACGACTCCATCCTGAAAGGGCGCCGAGCGCAGGGGCGAGCTGCCTTGGCAGAGCTTCTGCAGCAACAGGAGCGATACATGACCCAAAATAATTGCTATTTGGCATTCAGCAATAGTGGCGGCACCGCCACTGCCCTCGCACCCTCGCCATCCACAGCGTGCGGGGGGGTCACGGCTTCAACAGTTCCCTTTAAGACATTTTCTGGCGACGGAGGTTTGCCTGCTGCGGCTTATCTGCTGTCAGCCAGTACATGCCCTGCAACTGGCAGTGGGACCTTGCCCATTTCACAATGCGTCAGGGTGATCGCAACTCCAGTGAAATCAGATCCAGTCGTCGGCAATTTGGAGTTGATGAGCAATGGCATGAAGAAATGCAGTGGCAATACAAGCAATCCTAGGCTGTGCTGGCCATGA
- a CDS encoding pilus assembly protein has product MNNSVSFRPATAIKIIAACKESIKNSSSAKWIALAAVPIMATISFVAFSAGTAPAIPAINISADPLYAAAAVDKPTLALALSVEYPTVGSQYPSGSTTDNTYSNLQEYLGYYDAESCYTYNDSPTETPASGLTAADYKRFDRSGAATARKCTNAFSGNFLNWASSSAIDMLRLALSGGDRYIDTATTNSSLTILQRAVIPNGDPVCMWNTSNFPAKQLQKDGGSAGTYWGAVPTAMITAANGNDIWVANTLNRIYFGTSNTGNCSTGPASYKLGAPTTNSSVGPVSDSSASLPSGITQCATENNTCSFTGTKEVWYGVRVGIVNYWKVAPASNGVACTNDIFGDPKSGTPKQCYYRNYSGSWTPPVNANLNSDGFFYARVQVCNTTSGVLQDVRAAYNLCRQYPNGNYKPTGVIQKYSDQMRLAAFGYLMDQTASYNNGRYGGVLRAPMKYVGSKTFSTTGQDNTPSGGNPNAEWNANNGVFLSNPDNDTSQSPNISGVINYLNKFGRTGPVPGRYKIYDPVGELHYETIRYLQGLQPSAAATNNIASDMYDGYPVYTTWTDPYDNRSNASDYSCLKSNVVVIGDINTHDGNRLPTPNVANNIPDINAWRTTVQSFERNQTTSYQDGQNVARTTGNPNGANGSVPTGTQTSQIMGSAYWSHTHDIRGTDWTANTAKQRPGLRVKTFLFDVNEYGAQNNVSTRRFANQFFMASKYGGFESDPSNAAARPYNTYGNPFKRQDGTNDNNVWQKQNDPGEAGTYYLQSSARGVLSAFDDIFSRASTQARSIAGSSASSTTISSTSGSVVYSSKFDTSNWSGDVVAEPLTVSGTSLSLGSQNWSAADRLSVMASPAANRKIFVGNAAGNANPVAASFTWATIEGALQGYLNKAEPTASSDGQGSARVSFLRGDRTKEGNPFRVRSSLLGDIVNSSVVYSGAPTTAYSGAGYAAFRNNYNARTPAVFVGANDGMLHSFNAGTGDELFAYIPSWLGPKLSALTNTSYVTNHQSYVDASPVVGEAQVAFNGTASDWKTVLVSGTGGGGSGVFALDVSDPSNFAASNVMWEFKRSDDADMGQVIGKPQILKLKTSGSSSTSTYRWFAVVASGANNYVPDVNGVFSATGQPALFLLALDKQPGTSWTLGTNYFKISLPIDSTLSAANATGLANFQPLWGNAGEVTQIYMGDFHGNLWKLDFSKNQPTSDWNMNKLTAFNKGTAGSPVPYPLYIAKDSNNTIQPITAAPAIFSGPAVSGLETFYVTFGTGKYLETADNTSTATNSFYAVYDNGNTAADSSPAAASVISGRARLKQGAINTGTRVITVGAFKWGRAMSDTDATQRSGWYFDMPVSGEKLVSAIGDQGSLYATFNTIIPGATGATGTCTNTPGTSNAYVVNIGDGSGKYNLSTVGLLGPSMFFVNESETPPTPLDSTGRGWRTTTLRSTTIGQSGVSTSTQVVSITEAVGRLSWRQINNYQDMKNK; this is encoded by the coding sequence ATGAATAACTCTGTTTCCTTCAGGCCTGCGACGGCAATAAAAATCATTGCAGCCTGCAAAGAGAGCATTAAAAACTCGTCTTCTGCGAAGTGGATTGCGTTGGCAGCCGTACCTATCATGGCAACCATCTCATTTGTTGCATTCAGCGCAGGCACTGCACCTGCCATACCTGCAATCAATATTTCCGCAGATCCTTTGTATGCAGCAGCTGCGGTGGATAAGCCCACTTTGGCGCTGGCGTTGTCGGTTGAATATCCAACAGTGGGTTCACAATACCCATCGGGAAGCACCACAGACAATACCTATTCCAATTTACAAGAATATTTGGGATATTACGATGCAGAAAGTTGTTATACATATAACGACTCTCCAACAGAAACGCCTGCCAGCGGCTTGACTGCAGCAGACTATAAGCGGTTTGATCGCAGCGGCGCCGCAACCGCAAGAAAGTGCACCAATGCCTTCAGCGGCAATTTTTTAAATTGGGCCAGCAGTTCAGCCATTGATATGCTCCGCTTGGCATTGTCAGGCGGCGATAGATACATTGATACAGCTACTACCAACTCTTCCCTGACCATACTTCAACGCGCAGTCATTCCCAATGGGGATCCTGTCTGCATGTGGAATACCAGTAACTTTCCGGCCAAACAACTTCAAAAAGATGGCGGAAGTGCAGGAACGTATTGGGGAGCCGTCCCCACAGCGATGATCACAGCTGCCAATGGAAACGATATATGGGTAGCGAATACCCTGAATCGAATTTATTTTGGCACCTCCAACACTGGAAACTGCTCTACAGGCCCCGCATCATATAAATTGGGTGCGCCAACGACCAATTCATCCGTGGGACCAGTGAGCGATTCGTCGGCCAGCCTGCCCAGTGGTATTACCCAGTGCGCCACTGAAAATAACACCTGCAGCTTTACCGGAACGAAAGAGGTTTGGTACGGAGTTAGAGTCGGTATCGTCAATTACTGGAAGGTGGCTCCCGCTTCGAATGGTGTGGCTTGTACCAATGATATTTTTGGCGACCCAAAGAGCGGCACTCCAAAGCAATGTTATTACAGAAACTATAGCGGATCGTGGACACCACCTGTGAATGCAAACTTGAACAGCGATGGCTTTTTCTATGCCCGCGTCCAAGTCTGCAATACCACCTCTGGCGTTTTGCAGGATGTGCGTGCTGCATACAATTTGTGCAGGCAATATCCTAACGGAAACTACAAGCCCACTGGCGTTATTCAAAAATACAGCGACCAGATGCGATTGGCCGCTTTCGGTTATCTCATGGACCAAACGGCTAGCTACAACAACGGCCGTTATGGTGGCGTTCTTCGTGCGCCAATGAAATATGTTGGCAGCAAGACTTTCAGCACCACGGGCCAAGACAACACTCCAAGCGGAGGGAATCCCAACGCCGAGTGGAATGCGAACAATGGGGTATTTCTTTCCAATCCGGATAACGACACCAGCCAATCTCCGAATATTAGCGGTGTGATCAATTATCTGAACAAGTTTGGTAGAACCGGCCCTGTGCCTGGTCGCTACAAAATATATGATCCCGTCGGTGAACTCCATTACGAGACGATCAGATATTTGCAGGGATTGCAGCCGAGCGCTGCCGCGACCAACAACATTGCATCAGATATGTACGATGGTTATCCGGTTTATACAACCTGGACAGACCCATACGATAACAGAAGCAACGCTTCGGATTATTCGTGCCTGAAAAGCAATGTAGTCGTCATTGGAGACATTAATACCCATGACGGAAACAGGCTGCCCACGCCTAATGTGGCGAACAATATTCCGGATATCAATGCTTGGCGCACTACGGTTCAATCTTTTGAGCGGAACCAAACGACGAGCTACCAAGATGGTCAGAATGTGGCCAGGACCACGGGCAACCCCAACGGCGCGAACGGTAGCGTGCCGACTGGCACCCAAACCAGTCAGATCATGGGGTCGGCGTATTGGTCTCACACGCACGATATCCGTGGGACAGATTGGACCGCAAACACCGCAAAACAGCGTCCAGGACTCAGAGTCAAGACCTTTCTTTTCGACGTGAACGAATATGGTGCGCAAAACAACGTATCCACACGCCGTTTTGCCAATCAGTTTTTCATGGCATCAAAGTATGGCGGCTTCGAATCGGATCCCAGCAACGCTGCAGCCAGGCCGTACAACACCTATGGCAATCCTTTCAAGCGCCAAGACGGCACCAACGACAACAATGTCTGGCAAAAGCAAAATGATCCTGGCGAGGCTGGCACCTACTACCTTCAAAGTAGTGCACGTGGTGTCCTTTCGGCCTTCGACGATATTTTCAGCAGGGCGTCGACCCAAGCCAGAAGCATTGCAGGCAGCTCAGCCTCTTCCACGACCATCAGCAGCACGTCGGGAAGCGTCGTGTACTCTTCCAAGTTTGATACCAGCAACTGGAGCGGGGATGTCGTCGCTGAACCTCTGACTGTTTCTGGTACAAGTCTCAGCTTAGGCTCCCAGAACTGGAGCGCCGCTGATCGCCTGTCGGTAATGGCTTCGCCTGCTGCCAATCGCAAGATTTTTGTAGGCAATGCCGCTGGAAATGCCAATCCAGTGGCGGCGTCATTTACTTGGGCAACGATTGAAGGCGCTTTGCAAGGCTATCTCAATAAAGCAGAACCTACCGCGTCTTCAGATGGGCAAGGTTCGGCACGTGTCAGCTTTTTGAGAGGGGATCGAACCAAGGAAGGAAACCCTTTCCGGGTGCGAAGCTCATTGCTTGGAGATATTGTCAATTCCAGCGTCGTGTATTCAGGCGCACCTACTACAGCCTATTCCGGCGCCGGTTATGCCGCATTCAGGAATAACTATAACGCCCGCACACCAGCCGTTTTTGTTGGCGCAAATGACGGTATGCTGCATTCATTCAACGCAGGAACTGGCGACGAGTTGTTTGCCTATATTCCCAGTTGGCTGGGGCCTAAACTCTCAGCATTGACAAACACCAGCTATGTGACCAACCACCAAAGCTATGTCGATGCGTCGCCGGTCGTGGGAGAGGCGCAAGTGGCGTTCAATGGCACGGCATCCGATTGGAAAACCGTTCTGGTTTCAGGAACAGGGGGTGGAGGCTCCGGGGTTTTTGCACTGGACGTGTCTGACCCCTCCAACTTTGCCGCCTCCAACGTCATGTGGGAATTCAAGCGTTCCGATGATGCCGACATGGGCCAAGTGATCGGAAAGCCGCAGATTCTGAAACTGAAAACCAGCGGAAGCTCCAGCACCAGCACCTATCGGTGGTTTGCAGTGGTGGCGAGCGGGGCAAATAACTATGTGCCAGACGTCAATGGGGTCTTCAGTGCGACGGGACAGCCTGCCCTTTTCTTGCTGGCACTAGACAAGCAGCCTGGAACCTCCTGGACCTTGGGAACCAACTATTTCAAGATCTCTTTGCCCATTGATAGTACGCTGAGTGCAGCGAACGCGACGGGGCTTGCCAACTTTCAGCCGCTCTGGGGCAACGCTGGCGAGGTCACGCAAATCTACATGGGCGACTTTCACGGCAACCTCTGGAAACTGGATTTTTCGAAAAACCAGCCTACCAGTGATTGGAATATGAATAAATTGACGGCATTCAACAAGGGCACTGCAGGGTCGCCTGTACCCTACCCCTTGTATATTGCCAAAGATTCGAACAATACCATCCAACCCATTACTGCAGCACCGGCCATATTCTCAGGACCGGCGGTATCCGGTCTGGAAACCTTCTATGTGACCTTCGGTACGGGGAAATATCTGGAAACCGCGGACAACACATCGACCGCAACCAACAGCTTCTATGCTGTTTACGACAATGGCAACACGGCTGCGGACAGCTCCCCTGCGGCGGCAAGCGTCATTAGTGGACGGGCGCGGCTGAAACAAGGCGCCATCAATACCGGCACGAGGGTTATCACGGTTGGCGCATTCAAATGGGGCCGGGCCATGTCGGACACCGATGCGACACAACGTTCTGGTTGGTATTTTGATATGCCGGTTTCTGGAGAAAAACTGGTCAGTGCCATTGGCGACCAAGGCAGTCTCTATGCAACTTTCAATACGATCATTCCTGGTGCCACCGGCGCTACCGGAACTTGCACCAACACGCCTGGGACCAGCAATGCCTATGTGGTCAATATTGGCGATGGTTCAGGAAAATACAACCTATCGACCGTAGGCTTGCTGGGGCCGAGCATGTTCTTTGTGAATGAATCCGAAACCCCGCCGACTCCACTTGACAGCACCGGTCGAGGCTGGAGAACCACGACGTTGAGGAGCACGACCATTGGACAATCCGGTGTGAGTACGAGCACGCAGGTCGTCAGTATCACGGAGGCCGTCGGCCGACTGAGCTGGCGCCAGATCAATAATTACCAAGACATGAAAAACAAGTGA
- a CDS encoding pilus assembly PilX family protein: MLKLQDLSVKFAVLQSSKERGASLIVVMLLLVIVSILGISGVQISMMAERGTRNDRDTQIAWQSTEAALMDAEFDILGQPTSSSTKRNSIFKRGSTDIAKFVQDCGTSGNTIGLCALNATGKPAWLAVDFTITANNAPTTVFGKYTGRTFPSGNAGIQPAQPPRYVIEPIPDPSMSRTKDPKDVKYIYRITAMGFGPNADTQTVSQVIFRN; encoded by the coding sequence ATGCTGAAATTACAAGATTTATCTGTGAAATTTGCAGTTCTACAATCTTCAAAAGAACGAGGAGCATCATTAATTGTAGTGATGTTGCTACTGGTGATTGTTTCCATATTGGGAATATCAGGAGTGCAGATTTCGATGATGGCTGAGCGCGGCACTCGCAATGATCGAGATACTCAAATCGCTTGGCAATCCACTGAAGCTGCCTTGATGGACGCGGAATTCGACATTCTGGGACAACCAACAAGTTCATCGACTAAAAGAAACAGTATCTTCAAACGAGGGAGCACAGATATTGCTAAATTTGTTCAGGACTGCGGGACATCTGGCAACACGATCGGCCTGTGCGCTCTCAATGCCACGGGCAAGCCGGCTTGGTTGGCTGTGGACTTCACGATTACAGCAAACAACGCCCCAACGACTGTATTCGGGAAATATACAGGACGGACATTTCCCTCAGGAAATGCAGGAATTCAGCCCGCTCAACCTCCCCGCTATGTCATAGAGCCCATTCCTGATCCCTCGATGTCTCGCACAAAAGATCCAAAAGACGTCAAATATATTTACAGAATTACTGCCATGGGCTTTGGCCCAAATGCGGATACTCAGACCGTATCGCAAGTAATTTTTAGAAATTGA
- a CDS encoding PilW family protein — MKNNDSMQHYLAAKRQQRGLTLIELMVAMVISLLIVLVAVAALVVSRQGFSSVDAASQLRDNSRFAVDLIQRLGVQAGYKDVRDAATPAPNSTAGIESNPPPNIYGINNQKRSETNAWDESSNWGSAVGAGSDILVLRNQTSQLVPTATTSDQTMIDCMGLAPSAVPVDRYDRILSILHVGVGQDGEPSLMCTHIGSTGSLEAEPLIRGVENFQVLYGVDGIGPNNATLPASAASSPENGPERYLRADQITNTSNAAVSYSNWRRVRSLRIGMVIRGPSGSAIDKSSQTLYPLGIAKGSSSGAIGSGMADATNDPGTVFTSSDGRLRQTVTFTVHLRNYQQDN; from the coding sequence ATGAAAAACAACGATTCCATGCAGCATTACCTTGCAGCCAAGCGTCAGCAAAGGGGCTTAACCCTTATCGAGTTGATGGTGGCAATGGTCATCAGCTTGCTGATTGTGCTGGTCGCAGTGGCCGCATTGGTCGTTTCGAGGCAGGGCTTCAGCAGTGTGGATGCAGCGTCACAACTTCGAGACAACAGCAGATTTGCCGTTGATCTTATTCAGCGCCTGGGAGTCCAGGCGGGCTACAAGGATGTGAGAGATGCGGCTACTCCCGCACCAAATAGCACTGCTGGAATTGAATCGAATCCACCACCAAACATTTATGGCATCAACAATCAAAAACGCAGCGAAACCAACGCTTGGGATGAAAGCTCCAACTGGGGTTCGGCTGTAGGGGCAGGCAGCGATATTTTGGTGCTGAGAAATCAAACCAGTCAGCTGGTTCCAACAGCAACCACCTCTGATCAAACCATGATTGACTGCATGGGTTTGGCACCGTCAGCGGTACCCGTTGATCGATACGACCGCATATTAAGTATTTTGCACGTTGGTGTCGGACAAGACGGTGAACCTTCTCTCATGTGCACCCATATCGGTTCAACCGGTTCTCTGGAAGCGGAGCCTTTGATCAGGGGAGTGGAAAACTTTCAAGTGCTTTACGGGGTTGATGGCATCGGTCCGAACAATGCCACTTTGCCGGCCAGTGCAGCAAGTTCGCCAGAAAACGGGCCTGAGCGTTACTTAAGGGCCGACCAGATTACCAACACTTCAAATGCGGCCGTCAGCTATTCCAATTGGCGGCGCGTCAGGAGCCTGCGCATCGGCATGGTTATCAGAGGCCCCAGCGGTTCGGCTATTGATAAGAGCTCTCAAACACTCTATCCGCTGGGTATCGCCAAAGGTTCCAGTTCTGGCGCGATAGGCAGCGGAATGGCAGACGCGACCAATGATCCAGGCACCGTGTTCACGTCATCCGATGGGAGATTGCGGCAAACAGTGACGTTTACCGTGCACCTGCGCAATTATCAACAAGACAATTAG
- the pilV gene encoding type IV pilus modification protein PilV, which produces MVEVLVAIMVLSFGMLGLVGMQAFALQSNREARLQAQAAMLARELAEMMRGNKEVGVKTTPADNPYIVSLSSGSMAPATPSYCLSVGNASTGCTSATDIANAEMTDWLARVDNTLPGARVAICFDSAPYNSNGIPQWDCAPSGATANEIAVIKIGWTRNSTDRSKTGNDVLEQASSSGSVPYIIFPVTSGNASAI; this is translated from the coding sequence TTGGTTGAGGTCCTGGTAGCGATCATGGTGCTGTCTTTCGGCATGCTGGGCTTGGTTGGCATGCAGGCTTTTGCGCTGCAGTCGAACAGAGAGGCTCGGTTGCAAGCACAAGCCGCCATGTTGGCAAGAGAGCTAGCAGAAATGATGCGGGGCAATAAAGAAGTCGGCGTAAAGACGACACCCGCTGATAACCCATATATTGTTTCACTATCGAGCGGGTCCATGGCCCCAGCCACTCCATCGTATTGCCTGAGCGTGGGCAATGCTTCCACAGGCTGCACATCAGCGACTGATATTGCCAATGCCGAGATGACGGATTGGCTCGCCAGGGTAGACAACACCCTGCCGGGGGCTCGGGTAGCTATCTGTTTTGACAGCGCTCCATACAACAGCAACGGCATACCCCAGTGGGACTGCGCTCCATCCGGAGCAACTGCGAATGAGATTGCAGTTATAAAAATTGGATGGACTCGCAATTCCACCGATAGAAGTAAAACTGGAAACGATGTGCTTGAACAGGCCAGCAGTTCAGGAAGCGTTCCTTACATCATTTTCCCAGTGACCAGTGGCAACGCCAGTGCAATATGA
- the ribD gene encoding bifunctional diaminohydroxyphosphoribosylaminopyrimidine deaminase/5-amino-6-(5-phosphoribosylamino)uracil reductase RibD: protein MNKFAEPNFMGRALELAQQGLFRTSPNPRVGCVIVDAFGKVLGEGSTQPAGQDHAEIMALRDARERGLSVEGATAFVTLEPCSHHGRTGPCCDALADAGLSKVFASIADPNPMVAGRGVSKLRERGMEVSVGLEAQASRELNIGFFSRMIRRRPWVRMKAAASLDGLTALFGGESQWITSPPARADGHAWRARACTLLTGIGTVLADDPRLDVREVDTPRQPDLALVDSQLMVPLHASIFKAKRRIFIYTAIQNPEKEALLVSRGVTVVHLPNSEGRVDLAAMLSDLGRLQMNEVHVEAGSRLNGALLQAGLVDDVLLYLAPKLLGPGIGIAQLNALPKLSEGAQMAFQSVDMIGPDLRVVARMAGHADF, encoded by the coding sequence ATGAACAAGTTCGCAGAGCCAAACTTCATGGGGAGGGCATTGGAGTTGGCGCAGCAAGGCCTCTTTCGTACCTCTCCCAATCCACGTGTCGGCTGCGTGATCGTCGATGCCTTCGGTAAGGTACTGGGTGAGGGGTCCACGCAACCTGCTGGGCAGGATCACGCGGAAATCATGGCACTGCGCGATGCCCGGGAGCGTGGGCTTTCGGTGGAAGGAGCCACTGCCTTTGTCACCTTGGAGCCTTGCTCCCATCATGGGAGGACGGGTCCGTGCTGCGATGCTTTGGCTGACGCTGGATTGAGCAAGGTGTTTGCCTCCATCGCCGATCCCAATCCCATGGTGGCTGGGCGGGGCGTGAGCAAATTGCGCGAGCGTGGCATGGAAGTGAGCGTTGGCCTTGAAGCGCAGGCATCACGCGAGCTGAACATCGGCTTTTTCAGCCGCATGATTAGGCGCCGCCCGTGGGTTCGTATGAAGGCCGCTGCTTCTCTGGATGGTTTGACCGCGTTATTTGGGGGTGAGAGCCAGTGGATCACGTCCCCTCCTGCACGCGCGGATGGCCATGCGTGGCGAGCGCGGGCTTGTACGTTGCTTACAGGCATCGGCACCGTGTTGGCAGACGATCCCAGATTAGATGTCCGAGAGGTGGATACTCCCCGGCAACCTGATCTGGCATTGGTGGATAGTCAGTTAATGGTGCCGTTGCATGCATCCATTTTCAAGGCGAAGCGCCGAATCTTCATCTATACCGCGATTCAAAACCCAGAAAAGGAAGCGTTGCTGGTTTCACGCGGCGTCACGGTCGTGCATTTGCCCAATTCTGAGGGGCGCGTGGATCTCGCTGCCATGTTGTCTGATCTCGGCCGCCTGCAAATGAACGAAGTGCATGTAGAGGCTGGCAGTCGATTGAATGGTGCCTTGCTGCAAGCGGGTTTGGTGGATGATGTGTTGCTTTATTTGGCGCCTAAATTGTTAGGCCCTGGAATTGGCATCGCTCAGCTCAACGCATTGCCGAAGCTGTCTGAAGGAGCCCAGATGGCTTTTCAATCGGTGGACATGATTGGTCCGGACTTGCGTGTGGTCGCGAGAATGGCCGGTCATGCCGACTTTTAA